The segment TCGgcggttcccttatttttttctcacatttgatggtaccatcctcacattttgcagtaccaacatcacatgtgactgtacttttgtcacagtcgatggttcccttatttttttcctcacattttatggtaccagcctcacattgcgcagtaccaacatcacatgtgattgtacttttgttacattcagtagttcctttattttttttctcacatttgatagtaccatccacacattgtgcagtaccaatatcacatgtgattgtacttttgtcacattcgatagttcccttatttttttttcacatttgatggtaccatccttaCACTATGCAGAACCAACATCACctgtgattgtacttttgtcaaaTTCGGTAGTTCCCTTATttctttctcacatttgatagtatcATCCTTACATTGTACAGTACTAACATCatatgtgattgtacttttgtcacattcggtggttcccttacttttttttcttacatttgattatatcatcctcacattgtgcagtaccaatatcacatgtgactatacttttgttacattctatgattcccttattttttttctcgcatttgatggtactatcctcaaattgtgcagtaccaacatcacatgtgacagtacTTTtttcacattcggtggttcccttttttttttctcacatttgatagtaccATCCTTACATTGTACAGTACTAACATCatatgtgattgtacttttgtcacactcagtggttctcttactttttttctaacatttaattgtaccatcctcacattgtgcagtaccaatatcacatttgattatacttttattacatttggtggttcccttattttttctcacatttgatggctCCATTATCACATTAAGTAATatcaatatcacatgtgaccgtacttttgtcacatatgatagttcatttttttttttcacatttgatagttccatTATCACATTAAGTTGTATCAACATCATATATGACAGTACTTTTATCACATTCGGttgtacttgtatttttttaaatttttttatttttacatttaatgGTATCATTTTCAAATTGTACAGTATCAAAATCAGATGTGATAATACTTTTGTCACGTTTGGTGATTCAATTCTTTTTCTCGTAAATTATGGTTCTATTATCTCATTAGGCAGTgacaacatcacatttgatcatacttttctcacatttgattgtactttaatttttttttctcacatttgatggtgtTATCCTTATATTGTACAGTACCATCATCACAtttgactgtacttttgtcacgtTTGGTGGTcccgttttttttttattttcatatttgattgttttatTGTCACATTAGGTAGTATCAACATCACATTAGACCGCACATTTCTCATATTCGGtggtatttttgtcacatttgacggttcccttttttttttttttctcacaaattaCCATAATActcctaaaacctaaaaaatgacgtaaatacccttagaatctaaaaaatgacaGAATAAccctaaaacttttttttttttttaaaaacccaaaattatcaaaaaccgaaaaatgactaaaataaccacaaaacctaaaaatgaccaaaatacccttaaaataaaaaaaaaagaccaaataaccttgaatcttaaaaaaaaaaaccaaaattaccataaaacctaaaaataaccGAAATAACAATGatacctataaaatgaccaaaatacccttaggaaaaaaaaatgaccacatAGCATATCTTCTTCCCTTCGATGTTGATGATAAAAGATACAATTTCCTCTATCTCTCTTTGCATCTCTCTTTGTTCACAGTATTTGCCATTTATCACCTCTAAATTTCGGTACGTCTCCTTTTATGTAAAAGTTCAATGTTACATTGATGGTTTCCcttcttcttcatattttttttaaagctaaacGAAATTACTAAGATAGTTAGCTTTAAATGAaacttcaatactaaacttttcaattaattaaaaattatcttTCAGTTAGcactattaataaattttaaaaaaatctaataaaagtttgattatttacttctactatttttttttttcactcttacTTCTACAAACTCCATTAAAAACTTTTGACACCCCAATATGTAATGTAATAaacgaaaatttttttgaacccAACATTAAATCCCATGTTCACAACCACTAAATTTGTCAATTTGAACTCCAATCAGGCCTGCACTGcacaaaatgaaatttcaatgTTCAAATAGATATATGTTAAGCTCTAAGATTATAccatctaaaacaaaattgttgGGAACAACAATTTTTCAATAGTGATGGTTTCAATGACACTTCTTTTGCATTCATATCATCTTATAAAACCAGATCAAATAACTCTGCTTGTTCTGATGTAggatttttttgccatttaacaTGATTTTCgaaataatttttcaagttGGCATGTTTTTGAAACATATTTGTAAACTAGCATTttgagtcttaaagactcgagattgCTTAAGGAACTCAAGCCTTTAAGACTCGAGTACAGGATCAAGTTCTAGTGATTCACATATACAGAATtgttatttgcaaaaaaaataaaataataaataaataaattttatatattcatcaaGACAAGATAACTACGACATAAAGATGCAACATCTTGCTCAGTGATTTGATTATACAATAGCaacaataaaatgcaaaaataatgtCATAGTCATGACTCATGACAAGTCTATTTCATAGTTCAtacttcaacattttttttccaaggGCCAAACCTAATTCTTGCATTCCCTAAGGCCAAAATTGCAATTGACCGGttggaataaaaaaagagttattaCTTAGACATGGTGCAGGAGGTTTCGGCAGGGCACAATCCAAGAGCTCCCTGACTTATCATTCCAAGGGTCCAATAGGAGCATAGCAAACTTGAGAGAGCTCCTGCAATCTGGTGCATTTCTCAATCTGACGAATCACCTTCAAGACTGCATAACATGCATATAAAATAGCTTAACATCACTTCAAAGTTTCTAACAGATAATTTCACAAATATCTCCTATGcatttccaaaatcaaaactaaaataaaatatatttaaaaatctaatatgtATAGATCAATGTTAAGATTATACACAGTCCAAGATTAAACCAAAATCAGGAAATTCAGAGCTTCACAACAAGTGCACAAGATTCTACAGAATAATGTTACTTTGCTTTTACATAACAATGTTTGAAAACTCAAcaatacaaatttaaataaaaagaatgtgCAAAGCTAATTATCAACATGTCCACTTGCAAGTTAGCAAAATTAATAGTATTGTTACATGAATGGCTCAATGACATAATCAAGCAATTAATAGTATTGTTACAAAAATTGCAAAGCTGCACCAACTAATgcttactaaaataaaaaaacaaagtggAGTTCATCAtctctttattaattacaaagaTAATTGATAATAGCCCATAAATCTATAATTTTCCATCTTCATTGGGGTTGGAGACTTTGGCATAAAATATACATGATATCATTGTTAAAACGCTCttaccaaaatttaaaactataaattaGATTCTTCATAACTACCTAAAAGAACTGAGAAACAAAGGGTGACACCCATAAATTATAAGGAAATGAACATGTAATGGAATCTAGCTCTTTTTCCAGGCTTAACTTGTGCCAAATTTTCTTACAAACTGACAATTTCATACACGCTGCTcttattactagtaataaaatgacaaaacgAAAAATGTTGTAATAGAATTATAAACCTGAAATCGATAGAATACTAAAAAAAGCTTCCCTTTGGTGGAGAACACAATCAAAGAAACCTCGATTACGAAGGCAAAATGTTGCATGAGTGGGCATTTGCCACATTTTGTAGTTGGTGACTTCCAACCATGCACGTTTTCACATCCAAATAACTCAAGGAACTACAAGATTaacataattataaattatccaAAACTTTCAAATGGGAACTTGCATAATTATAATtgttatttgtttataataCTCTAAACAATAACAATACAGACACACCAGATCCATAAAACATAGTACATCACCAATGGGCAAACTTGGAGAGTTTTCAATCCTCGACTGACGTAGTGGAACCGGAAGGCATGGTTGCAAACGCCTGCAGAAAAATAAACCATGTTTGTAAATAGAACAATTTCATTATTGAAAAAACCAAGGAACATATTAACAAATCAATTTTCACATTAAGAAAATCAATTGGTTATCATCAGGAATATGATGACAAAGAAGATCCTTCAAACTACTTGCCAAACTACTTGCCAAAAGTTGGGAAAACTACTTGCCAAAAGTTGGGAAAACTTAGACACAAAgcttgagaatatatatatctatggGAAGGCAGGTCATAATTGGGATCCTAAAGTTGATAGAACTAAAatgttgcaattttttttttttttttttttgagaagccaaCCTGGAAGTCCAGGAgggaaatttattgaaaaataacagCAATAATGTGATGAAGTGAAgattgttcaaatttttaggTCCAAGAATGGTttggaaattaaatttaatgaaatgGAATTTGATGACTTCAATTATATCTATCAACACAAGGGCATACATTCTTTGTTAAAATATGCATTCCTACAAGATGGAAAGTGAGTTCCTATTCCTTGGGATGATTCTTTGAAATTGGCAGAATATACCTAATCTACTTCCCACATTACAcaatttattcaataaaaaataaaatagcctACAATGTCACATTTTACAACCACCAATGACACATAACCCTGTGCATCAAAATCAGGCACCAAGACATTTTATTCCTCAATTTGCATTCCATGGGAACAAACATAACTAATCTCCTCTAAtttaaccatatatatatacacatagaaCTACGGCAAGCGTGTACAAATcacaagaaattataaattataacattgagaggaaataaataaaaatcaataaatagagaaagaaaagaaccaACCTTTTATTTCCTTCAAACCAGATAGCATTGGAACTCTTTTGGCCTCCAGCATCCTAGAAACTTCCAAACCAGAATCATAAGCTCTGATAAAATGGTCTTCAACATCCTTCAATGCCTCCAACAATTCCCTCCCATCAGTGGGTGTATCAATCACTCTAAAACTTAGCTGGGACGAATCATGGAGGATATCATCAATAATGTGACCATATGAAGATTGTTCTGCAGAACCCTGTCATCATGCATGATTATTCATATATAATGTTAATTTTACTCACTTAATTTGAGAAGATTTTGGGGGACAACCCGTTTTGGCTAATTTAAATTTCAGTGTGTGGATCCTTGTTCCCAAATCATCACAAGTAACTAGCAAACATATAACCCAAAATACCCAAACCAAATGAAGCTAAAATACCCAAACaaattaaactcaaataaagaaaagaaaaaattcttacACAAGACCTAACTTCTCAATACTAAAATAATCAAATCTaacctaaaaattaataaataaattaaaaaaaaaccgaaatcaaataaataaataaagaaaaacagcTTCTCAAATACTAAACAAAATTCTCACAGTAACAGTGGCGGCGGCGATGGCGGTGGCTTGCCAGGTCTCTTGTTCAACTTCTTAGCCCTTTTTGtctttcgttctcttttttctttttaccaaTCTTTCGTTCttcgtttctttctttttcttttggctttcttttgtttttatacgCTACCTATTCTACCGGTAATAGGTCCACTACTAAACTTAAATGAACGATCAAGattgaaacaataaaaatatacgGTTAAGATTTGGGTGGGTATCATACCCACTAAAAA is part of the Quercus robur chromosome 9, dhQueRobu3.1, whole genome shotgun sequence genome and harbors:
- the LOC126699912 gene encoding uncharacterized protein LOC126699912 isoform X1 yields the protein MLEAKRVPMLSGLKEIKGVCNHAFRFHYVSRGLKTLQVCPLFLELFGCENVHGWKSPTTKCGKCPLMQHFAFVIEVSLIVFSTKGKLFLVFYRFQVIRQIEKCTRLQELSQVCYAPIGPLE
- the LOC126699912 gene encoding uncharacterized protein LOC126699912 isoform X2, encoding MLEAKRVPMLSGLKEIKGVCNHAFRFHYVSRGLKTLQVCPLFLELFGCENVHGWKSPTTKCGKCPLMQHFAFVIEVSLIVFSTKGKLFLVFYRFQS